CTCCTAACTCAACTCGTCCACCATTAGCATTTAATCGTCCCCCGTTTATGCTGACGTTACCACCCACCAGCAGTAAGTTCTTACCATCTGGTACTCGTAAACCTAATGCGTTTAAGCCTGCTGGATCTGCTCCTGCGGGTGCAATTGAGTTATTTTGAATTGCAGCGTTTTGATTAATCTGATTAAACAGCAATGCTGAAGGATTAATAGTCAACAACGGTGAAGGGATATTTTTATCAGTAGCACTAAAAAAACCTCGATCGCCAAATCCAATTGCATTAGCTGTTGTCCCAACAAACGATCCCCCAACATCTAAACGGGCGTTCGCTCCAAAGATAATGCCTCTGGGGTTGATTAGAAACAGGTTAGCACTACCCCCCGACACACCAAGTGTTCCAAAAATATTAGAGGGATTAGCCCCTGTTACCCTAGTCAGGATATTTTCAATTCCAGCTGGGTTATTGAAATAAGCCGCTCGCCCTTCACCGACATTAAATTCTTGAAAACTGTGGAACAGGTTAGCGCCTCTGGTTGCGCCACCATCGATCGCGTCAACTGTGCCTATTGATGTAACTGTAGAATTTTCACTACCTAGTGTAGTATCAGGGGTAATTTGGGCATAGGCGCAATTTTCCCCAGCAGCGATCGCTCCCCCAATAATTACGCAACTTGCTAGTGCCAATTGACTGCCCCAATTCTTCGGGCTAGTAATCATTTGGTATTGCCTCCACAGAGGAACAGTCGAGCGAACTACAGTCCATAACCAATCACAATAAACAAAAAGCCAACAATATGATTACTCTTCAAGTTAAGAATAGTTACATCCCAACGTCCTCTGCTTGCCTCTTAGCGATCGCGGCATTTATGTACCAAAAATTACAATCAACCTCTACCTTTTCACGGTCTTTAATTCATTAAAAGCTTGAATCATTTTCTTTCTCGATTCTGTCTAAAGCCTTCTTGGCTTTAAAAACAACTTTCAAATAGGCTAAGTGACTATTCCATGCAGACCGAGGTAACAAAGGCGCTCTAGAGTCTACTTGAATCTTAGACTCAGCAACAGTCGTATTTTCTTCAGGGATAAAATCAGTAGAGATATCATTCATAAAACTGCTACAACCAAACGCTTTAACAACTTCAAACAGCCAAAAATGGTACTGAATTTGCTTTCTCTTTCCAACTTTCTGACCATTGAATGCGATCGCTACTAAACTGGAGCGGCTCGTTTTCTGGCAAAGGACTATTAATTGGTTCCTCGATTAAAGTAAACTCTCCATTATCAAAAGGTTTCCCCTCCGCCCCTGCTTTTTGAAACACTCGTTCGCGAATACCGCGTTTTGCTTGCGTCAGGGCGCGGTGATGGCAGTAAGGATTGTTACCTCGCTTGTTAAAGAAGACGTGAGCAGTCCAACTACAACCACCACGACAGAGTTGGGCAAATTCGCAAGTCTTGCAGAAACCCCACAAATGTTCTGTCCCTTTGGGAGTACCAGACCCCAAATTAAACCGCAGTTCCTCAGTTTCTTCAACAATTGTCCGCAATGAATAGTCGCGGATATTACCTCCGGTGTAGGCAGAAGTAGGCAGTGAGGGACAACCTTTAATCGCACCATCTGCCTCAATACCCAAAGTAGACAGTCCCGCATTGCACCCCTGCCAAAAAGACCAAGTATCTCCTCCTCGTAGCAGTCTTTCGTAGGGACCATAATAGCCGATATTATTTCCTGGCTGAACCTGCACTCCTTCACGACTTGCTCTTTGAGCAACACGAGCAATCATGGGGTATACATCTAGTAGTTCATAGGGTTGCAGAAGAATTTCGCTATTATCTGCTGCATTACCCATCGGTACAGTTAACTGGATCTGCCAAGCAAAAACGCCAGCATCGCGGATATGCTCGTATATAAGAGGAAATTCTGGTGCAGATAGGCGATTGATTTGAGTATTGCAACCAAAGGGAATACCTGCTTCCTTAAGATGACTCATGGTTTTAAACGCCCATTGCCAGGAACCGTTTTTACCACGCAGGCGATCGTGTGTCGCTTCTAAGCCATCGACAGAGACAGAAACCACGCTAATTCCAGCTGCTTTCATCCGGCGTGCTGTGTCCAAGGAAATACCAAAACCCCCAGTTGTCATACCGCAAAGCATTCCAGCAGAGGTAATAGCAGAGGCAATTTCCAGCCAATCAGGACGCAGAAAAGCTTCACCTCCAATTAGGGTAACTTCTGTAATTCCAACTTCTGCTAGTTGTTTGACTAGATCGAGGGCTTCTTCTGTGGAAAGTTCTTTTGCCCGTGTATGACCAGCACGAGAACCGCAGTGCTGACAGGCTAGATTGCACTTGAGCGTGATTTCCCACACTGCATAACTAATTCGACGGTAGGTCATTGTAATACCCTTAACTAATTTATTTAGATTGGGACGGTACAAATAAATCCGCCCCAAAAAACTTCAGCTTATGGCTTCAACTGGCAAAAGTTTTATTCTGCTCTGACAATTCCATATATAGGCTGAGGATAAGTAGGCGGCCATTTAATCGGTAGTCGAGGAACTCCATAAAGTGGCTGTACAGCAATCCCGCCAAAAACAGCTGCCAATTCTTTTTCATCTAAATCTTGGAGTTCACTATCATTAGTGTCTGACTCTAACACCTGGGCAGTAAATTCTTCAAACTCTTCTTGAGTAAAATTGTAGCCATTATCTTTGACAATTTGGCTACATTCATCCTTGTTTTTAACTTCTTGAATTTGAGCGCGAAAAACTTCATCGTTTCCTAACCTTTCATAAAAGGCTATAACGTTTTCTAAGGACATAATTCTCTCCTTACATTACATTTAGTGTTGCTAGCCGACACGTTAGTTCAAACTGGTTGTGGTTCTCTTTAATAACTTGTAGGCATTGCCTACAAGCTGCTTTCCCTCTTGTTACCATCGTCGGCAATCTCTGCGTATAAAACAAGGTAGCTATCTTTTATTAAAATTTAAATCATTTCAAATTGTAATTACAACAATTAGAACCATATAAAATAAACATAAGTACAGTAATTATGTTCTGAGTTTTTCTCAAATTAACTAGTATCTTTGTAAATTTAAGTAACTATACTCAACATGCTTGGTAAGCTATCCTGGGCTAAGCTGCTGAAATCAGCCTATCTAATCCAGAGCAAGTAAACAAAATATAATAAGTTTTGTTTGAAGATAAATATTTGAAATTCTCGATAGAAAACCTACATCTAGCTTGACATAGATGTAGGTAAAGTAGAAAGTGCAAAAAAATTGTGCTAACAGGAGTTACACTAAACAGCTTTTTGCCTAACTAATCTAAGGTCAAACATTGCTACTCAATTTTCGATTTTTTTCAATCAAAAATCTAAGATAGTTTGACCATCTTATTAAGATTACTCAGCACGCAAAGCAGAGGCGCTATTTGCTTGTAGCCAAGCTAGAAAGAGGGATTCCAAGACTTGCTCTCTGATTTCACTTAGTTCAGCAGGGAACCATTTTTCAATTCTCAGGATGTGATAACCAAGTTTCGTTTGCACAGGTTCAATCACCTCGCCTTCTTTTGCTTCAGCAATAGCCTGTGCAATTTCCGGCATTAGTTCTTTTAGAAAGCGAATACCAACAAAGCCACCATTTTCTTTTGACTTCTTACCCTTTGAGTGTAAGAGCGCTAAAGTACAAAAAGAAGCATTTGACTCTCGAATTGCATAAGTTACTTTTAGAGCATTTGTCAAGTCATCCACTAAAATCTGAGAAAGGGCTACACGTTTATAATCATTGCGATTGCTTAAATAATGAGCGTCTACACTGTCTCCAAACAAATGTTCTTTTAACTTATTTGTGAGTAGTGTTATTCTGATACCTTGAGTCCAATCTTCTACAGTAATTCGCTGCTTTTCAAACCATATGAGGGTTTCAGAAGCTCCTAGTAATTTATGTTCTAGGCGAAATGCATCTCCGGCTACTTGCAAATCCTCATCGGACACAGTAACACCGAGGCGATCGCAAACGTCTAAAATTAGTGCATCACGTTCGGCTAAAGCAGCAATTTCAGCAAGTTTGTAAGAGCAGCGCAGGTAAGCAATAATATCTTCATTTGTTGCTGGGAAAATTTTTGGCAGTGCAAACTCCTGCTCAGGTTTTAATTCAGTTGTTGACAAAGTTTCAATCATTAGGTTTTTTCTCCCAAGAAATGGTATGTATCTAGAACTCTAGTGCTAGAGTAGGACGGATGGGACGCGGAAGCGAAGGTTTACAGAAGGGACTAAGTACTGTTGGATAGCACCGAGGACTGTGTGGTAGTGTCCTTATACCGCCGTTAATACTGCCTATTTCGTTATCAAATAACTCGGTCATAAAGCTTTCAGAGTCTTTGAACAACTCAGAACCAGCAGGGTACAGGTTGGAAATCTGAATACTTGCCATTTGAAACTTCCTCCTTAGTAAAGTGACTTAGATTGCGATCGCGCTATGTCAGGTTTTTCCAAACTTTATTTCATGGCTTTGTCCTCCTTGATAAGTAGTAATTGTGCTGGCATCGCTTCTTAAACTTGGTAAAGTAGTCGCTCAGGTGAAAATTCTTGAATTCTCAACTTGTTACGATGCAAATCACCGTAAAGGTTGAGGTAGTCAACTTCAGCGGGTGTGAGTTTGCCCTGTTGAACTCCAGCGATCGCCGCATCAACTTCTTCCCGCCTCCTCAAACCTGTTAAGCAAACATCGACACAATTTTGACTTAAGGAGTAGCGGTATAAATCAGGGACAGTAGGTTGCCAACACGCTTCTGGTAAACCAGGAGGGGCATCCCAGAGCGGACCTGTGTGAGAGCCTGTAGATTTGAACGTGACGATGCCTGGTCGCTGTGGATTTTGGGCATCCAGTTGATTGAATACCTGACTTTGGGCAGAGCGATGAGCAACATTATGTCTGACCATTACCACATCTAACAGGGGGCTATGCGACCACTGTTGAGCTAGATTAACATCGTGGAAAGAAGCACCAATATAGCGAACAGCTCCCATTTTTTTGAGCCGCTCTGAAGTGCCAAACATTCTTTCGATAGTCCGCTGATAGACAGAGTTGGAGCCTGTCAAATCAGGGGAAAGCTGCAAGCAATCCTGCAAAGCCGCTCCATCATGCGAACCAATCCAGCCCCAAAACAACACGTCGATGTAGTCAATCTCCAGCTCCTCGAACTGATCGATTAAAGCGGCGAGTGCCATTTCTGGGCTTTTGATGTAAGTCACGGTTGCCAACACCACTTTCTCGCGCACTGAGGAACCACGCCCACATAGTTGGCGTAGCGCCCCAGACATTGGACTGTAGATATAGTGGTGCAGGTCACTAGAGTAGAAAAAGTAGTTAATTCCCCGCTCGAAAGCATAAAGGGTATCCTCACTGGAGATGCTACCGCCGCCGCCTAAGCCGAGACAGCTGACTGTTAAATCAGTCCGCCCCAGTTTGCGGTAAAATGGAAAATCCGACTCTGGGAAGTTATCAGCTGCATGGTTGACTTCGCTGGCTGAGACTACTTTAGGCGGCGCGAGATCGGTTAGTTTCATAGGTCTAATGGCGTGTAGATGTCTTCAGAGTTGGCATTGAGATAAGCACGCTGCCAGTCAATCTTTAGGAGGGAGAACTGCTGGAGGATAGCGTTCATCCGACTCTCAATCGATTCATTACCTTTTTGCCGCGCTTCTAGCAAGCCATTGGCAACAATTTGGCAGCGGTTCATCCCAAAACTTTCTTGAGTAGCAAATTTGTAGTCTGGTTCTTCTGCTAAACCGAGACCTGGTGCCAGCAATTTTGTGAATAAGGGCACTTCCGTCCGAAAGTGCGATCGCTCTTGTGCATAAACGATTTGAAGCACTTGCCGGACTGCTTCATAGTTGTTGCGCTCAAAGTACAGCACACCTGAGTCGTAGCGCCCGTAGTCAGAAGGGTTGTATAGACACTTAAAGGTGAAGGGAATTGTAATTTCGTTCAGCTGCTGCGTTAAGCTGCCCACGACAGCAACCGCACCTTCAGGGCTTAAATTCAAGTAGATTCTCACTATCTCAGAATCACTATCTGGATTGTGGCGATTATCTAGACCCACATTGCTGACCGCCATGTAAAACCCATTTTGCACAAAATTCCGAGGCATTCGGATAGCAACCTCCTCACCTACGGCGGCAGCTTGTTCTGCTGGTTGTAAATGTTTTTCACGCTCAATGTGCAAGGTAAGACCGCCCTTTGTCACGGCGAGACTACTATCACTCTCCTGACGCAGCACAAACCAACCTGGGTCAAAATAACCTTCTCCGTTATTGCTTTTATGCAAGCGATCGTAAAACTCCAGGTCTACCCCAAAGAAGGTATTATTCTCTAGGTTCTGATGAAGTGCTATATTATCTGAACTTGCATCCGATGCCAGGGCAGCTTGCATCGAGCCATTGTAGTAGACGCTGTAGAGAAACCTTTGCAGTTGTAAACTCAAATACTTATTTTGCAGCTCCAAAGGGGTGCGCTCAAAGCGGGCTACCACCTCAGCAGGAAGTTCAAAGGGTACGTAATCTGGATGGCTAATACAGAAGTTGGACTGAATTTGAACCTTATTAGCAATATCTTGCAGAGAATCCAGCACTCGATCTGGTGCAACCGCTGGCAGTTGATTTGGAAGAGAATCTAGTAATTGCATAATGGTTTAAGTGCAACTAAAACTACTTAAGCAAGAGAACGGCTAGAGCGAGTGAGTTCAGATTCTGCCACTCCAAAAACAGTCAGGATTGATTGTTCTGGGCGGCACAACAAAGTCTTGGCAACCTGAAGCATACAGATACCTGCATTGCCAAAGGATTTTTCGTATTGAAGCATTGCCTGAATGCGGTGAATCAAAGTAAGCCCAGAAAACTGCACAACTCGTCTCAAAAAATCAGGGCAGCGCTCCACAATTTCTGGAAAATTATTTAAATAAGCTTTAGTCAAAGCTGCAATAGAAGGTTGAAGCATATCAAGCGGAGTCATGGCTAGGCGTAAAGATTCATCGAGAGCGATAGACTTACTAACAACCAAACTACCCAGCCAGAATTGTAGATAGCTAGTAATGATTGTTCCTAAGTCAAATGCCGGATCTCCCCAAGCAGAACGCTCCCAATCAATTATGCGAATGATGTCATTATTTGATTGCTCTGCTCTAGAAATGTTTTGCTCCCAATCCTTGTGCAGCAGAATGTTGTTCAGTTTGAGGTCATTATGCGTTAGACAACAAGGATCAAAAGCAGCGCTCAGCTCTGCGATCGCTTTTCCCAGGCTGTCATAGCGCTGATAGAGCGCAAAGAATTTAAGACCATCTGCGGGAACTCGACCGAAAATTTCCGGACTAATCCGTTCTAGTCCATGAATTAGGTTAAGAGCTTGGTCAATGGGTACATCTTCAGAATTTTCAGAGAAGAAATCCTGGTACTCCTGACGATTGAAAGTTAGGCGATGGATTGTGGCTAGAGTTGTTCCGATTGAGGTGGCGATCGCCGTTGGAAATCTCTCTTCCTCTGCATAGAAATCAGTCAGATCCTGATAGTCGTCGAGGTAGTTGAAAACAATAATTGAATGATTGGTATCAAAATGCAGTACCTCTGAGAGTAATGGACGGATGTGGTTTAGTTCTGGAAATTGTTGTAGAAATTCTTGAATTCGCCATTCATTCAAAAACTCGCCAGCCGTTTT
Above is a genomic segment from Chroococcidiopsis sp. SAG 2025 containing:
- a CDS encoding nif11-class peptide radical SAM maturase 3, which produces MTYRRISYAVWEITLKCNLACQHCGSRAGHTRAKELSTEEALDLVKQLAEVGITEVTLIGGEAFLRPDWLEIASAITSAGMLCGMTTGGFGISLDTARRMKAAGISVVSVSVDGLEATHDRLRGKNGSWQWAFKTMSHLKEAGIPFGCNTQINRLSAPEFPLIYEHIRDAGVFAWQIQLTVPMGNAADNSEILLQPYELLDVYPMIARVAQRASREGVQVQPGNNIGYYGPYERLLRGGDTWSFWQGCNAGLSTLGIEADGAIKGCPSLPTSAYTGGNIRDYSLRTIVEETEELRFNLGSGTPKGTEHLWGFCKTCEFAQLCRGGCSWTAHVFFNKRGNNPYCHHRALTQAKRGIRERVFQKAGAEGKPFDNGEFTLIEEPINSPLPENEPLQFSSDRIQWSESWKEKANSVPFLAV
- a CDS encoding Nif11-like leader peptide family natural product precursor, yielding MSLENVIAFYERLGNDEVFRAQIQEVKNKDECSQIVKDNGYNFTQEEFEEFTAQVLESDTNDSELQDLDEKELAAVFGGIAVQPLYGVPRLPIKWPPTYPQPIYGIVRAE
- a CDS encoding peptidylprolyl isomerase yields the protein MIETLSTTELKPEQEFALPKIFPATNEDIIAYLRCSYKLAEIAALAERDALILDVCDRLGVTVSDEDLQVAGDAFRLEHKLLGASETLIWFEKQRITVEDWTQGIRITLLTNKLKEHLFGDSVDAHYLSNRNDYKRVALSQILVDDLTNALKVTYAIRESNASFCTLALLHSKGKKSKENGGFVGIRFLKELMPEIAQAIAEAKEGEVIEPVQTKLGYHILRIEKWFPAELSEIREQVLESLFLAWLQANSASALRAE
- a CDS encoding aldo/keto reductase, giving the protein MKLTDLAPPKVVSASEVNHAADNFPESDFPFYRKLGRTDLTVSCLGLGGGGSISSEDTLYAFERGINYFFYSSDLHHYIYSPMSGALRQLCGRGSSVREKVVLATVTYIKSPEMALAALIDQFEELEIDYIDVLFWGWIGSHDGAALQDCLQLSPDLTGSNSVYQRTIERMFGTSERLKKMGAVRYIGASFHDVNLAQQWSHSPLLDVVMVRHNVAHRSAQSQVFNQLDAQNPQRPGIVTFKSTGSHTGPLWDAPPGLPEACWQPTVPDLYRYSLSQNCVDVCLTGLRRREEVDAAIAGVQQGKLTPAEVDYLNLYGDLHRNKLRIQEFSPERLLYQV
- a CDS encoding T3SS effector HopA1 family protein, coding for MQLLDSLPNQLPAVAPDRVLDSLQDIANKVQIQSNFCISHPDYVPFELPAEVVARFERTPLELQNKYLSLQLQRFLYSVYYNGSMQAALASDASSDNIALHQNLENNTFFGVDLEFYDRLHKSNNGEGYFDPGWFVLRQESDSSLAVTKGGLTLHIEREKHLQPAEQAAAVGEEVAIRMPRNFVQNGFYMAVSNVGLDNRHNPDSDSEIVRIYLNLSPEGAVAVVGSLTQQLNEITIPFTFKCLYNPSDYGRYDSGVLYFERNNYEAVRQVLQIVYAQERSHFRTEVPLFTKLLAPGLGLAEEPDYKFATQESFGMNRCQIVANGLLEARQKGNESIESRMNAILQQFSLLKIDWQRAYLNANSEDIYTPLDL
- a CDS encoding aminoglycoside phosphotransferase family protein — protein: MAFSLSNNNVLEYLVSQGLCNKEEPDLSKTELKDAKNFNLLLSLQSDRKLLVKQERYDRDGKTAGEFLNEWRIQEFLQQFPELNHIRPLLSEVLHFDTNHSIIVFNYLDDYQDLTDFYAEEERFPTAIATSIGTTLATIHRLTFNRQEYQDFFSENSEDVPIDQALNLIHGLERISPEIFGRVPADGLKFFALYQRYDSLGKAIAELSAAFDPCCLTHNDLKLNNILLHKDWEQNISRAEQSNNDIIRIIDWERSAWGDPAFDLGTIITSYLQFWLGSLVVSKSIALDESLRLAMTPLDMLQPSIAALTKAYLNNFPEIVERCPDFLRRVVQFSGLTLIHRIQAMLQYEKSFGNAGICMLQVAKTLLCRPEQSILTVFGVAESELTRSSRSLA